In Thermus aquaticus, the sequence GACCGCCTCAATGCGGGCCCGGGTTTCCTTGCCCGGAACGAAGCGGCGGCGGTACTCCTCGGGGTCGGAGTTGTCCAGGTGCATGTACTCAATGAAGCGCATGTGGAGGGGGCGCTCCAGGGAGAGCCCCGCCAGGGGGACCACCTCCTCCTCGTTCATCCCGCGGATGACCACGGCGTTCAGCTTCACCGGGTGGAGGCCCAGCTCCAAAGCGGTCTCCACGGCCTCCAAAACCCTTTCCACCCTGCCCCCCCGGGTGATGCGGGTGAAGACCTCGGGAGTGAGGGCGTCCAGGGAGATGTTGACCCGGTTGAGGCCCGCCTCCACCAGCTCCCTGGCCCGTTTGGCGAAGAGGAGGCCGTTGGTGGTGATGGCCACGTCCTCTATGCCCTCCTTCTCCCGGGCCTTGGCGATCATCTGGGGAAGCTCCTTGCGCACCAGGGGTTCGCCCCCCGTGAAGCGCACGGCGGAGAGGCCCAGGAGGGAGGCGGCCTCCAGAAAGTGGTCCACCTCCTCCACGGTGAGGGTACCCGGGGGCTCGGCCACCTCGAGGCCCAGGGGGTGGCAGTAGAGGCAGTGAAGGTTGCAACGGGGCGTCACCGAGATGCGAACGTCCTTGATGACCCTCCCGTAGGTGTCCAGTAGGCGCATGCTTCCCCCTTGCCCAACAGGATACACCCGACATTCCGCACCCCTCCCCCCATGCCTTAGGATTTTGGGATGGAAACCCCACCCAACCTACAGGTCTACGACCTGGGCCACCTGGGCCTGGTGGCTAGCGTGCTGGACAGAATCCGGCTGGTGGAGACCGTGGACCGCCTCGTGGGCCCTAGGCCCGGGGAAAAGGTCTCCACCGGGATGGCCCTCAAGGCCGCCCTCTTGAACGCCATGAACCTGGTCTGCGCCGACACCGGGGGGATTCCCCTGCTCTTCGCCCCCGGGGACGGAAACCAGTCGGACCGGGAGGCCCTGGTGCCTCTATTGGCCCGCTACCGCCAGGCCCTGGACCTGGGGGCGGTGGTGGTGCTGGACGGGGCGGGGTACAGCCGGGAGAACCTCCGGGCCCTGGAGGGGTTCTCTCGGATCCGGAAGAGGGCCTCCGGCGGCGGGTGGCGCGGGCGGAGGGGGAGGCTGAGAAGACCCTGGGAAAGCTCCTTTCCCGCAGGTTCGCCTGCGAGGCGGACGCCCGGCGGGCCCTGGCGGTAGATGAGGAGGCCAGTGGGAAGCTTTCCTACCACCGCCTGGTCTACCTGGGGGTACAGGAAGAGCGGCGCTGGGGGCGGGTGGGGCGTCCCTGGAAGGGGGAGGCGCCCCTCTCGGTGGGCTACCGCTTCCTGGCCCGCTTGGAGGTGGACGAGGGGAAGCTGGAGCGGGCGAGGCGGGGCCTACTGGGGGCACGGCGATATTATCTCCTGGAGTGAGGGGGGTGCGGAATGTGGGTACCAGATCGCCGACCTGCCTGCCGCCCAGGAGGTGGGGGGAGGGGAGCTCAGGCCCAGGGTGGCCGTCTACCGGATTCCCCTTACCTCGGATGGGGCCGTGCGGATTTCGGCGGTCTCCAGCCAGCTAGAGCTTTCCGCCCGGCTCCACCTGGTCCTGTTGGACGAGAAGGGCGTGGTGCAGGCCGTGAGCGTGGCCCGGAACTGGTTCGCAGCCCGCCAGGAGCTCACCCCCCTGGCCCTGAGGCCCCAGATCACCACCGACCCCGGCTTCCGCCTCAACTTCCGGGGCCAGGCGGGGCAGGTCTTCTACCTAAACGGTGGAAAACTACGCCTTGAGCGAGGACCGGGTCACCCTCTACGCCGATGCCTTCACCCCTAACTCCCAGGGCCAGGGAGAGGCCTTCTCTTCCAGCACCAAGCGAGGGGCCATAGAGTTTGTTGATGACTTTGACTGGTACAACGTGGCCTCTGCCACGGGCTACCTGCGCTTCACCTACAGCGGCCCTCTAGACCTGGTGGCCCTCCTCCTTTATAACAGGCTCAACGACGCCTATCCCCGCACGCTGGACCCGGTGGTGAACTGTGCCCCCATCGCCCCCGCCACCCTTCTGGTGGTGCGGGACCGGGGCCTAGCCCGGGCCGGTTTTGACGAGTCCTTAAGCGGCCGCTACACGCTGGAGATCTCCGACACCCCTTGCCCGTAGGCCTTCTTTGAGTTAGGTGAGACCAGGCTAAAGGCGCTTAAGACTTTTCTCATGCAAGCCCGCCTTAGGAGTCCCCTACTCGGCGGGGTTATTAAACCCATAAAGCGATTCCAAATAAACAGGGAGCTTCCGGATGAGGAGGAAGCCTCATCCTTCTCAGCTTCCTCCGGAAGGCCCCAGCATACTCATGGACGCTATGCGGGGTTCTCTCCTTTCGCTTTATCTGGTTCTCGCCATTGCGGGAGCCTTGGCCCAGACCGGGCCCAAGAAGGTCATGGTCCTTCAGGCCACGGCCTACACCTCCAGCGTCCGGGAGACCGACAGCACCCCCTTTGTCACCGCCACCGGCATGCGCACGCGGCTCGGGGTCCTGGCGGTGAGCCCGGACCTCCTCAGGGTCCTTCCCTACGGCACCAAGGTGCGCCTCAAGGACCTGGGCACAGTCCAGGGCCGGGGCCGGGGGCAGTTCAGCTACCTCTTTGAGGGGCGGGTCTTCGTGGTGGCCGACGTCATGAACCCCAGGATGCGGCAGAAGCTGGACGTCTGGCTTCCCGACCGGGCCACCGCCCTGCGCTTTGGCCGCCGCTTAGTCCAGCTGGAGGTGGTGGAGTACCCCAGGCGCTGAAGCCCTTATCCTGAGGGCGTGCGCTTCGCCCTTTTCCTGGCCCTGGCCCACCTGAAGCGGCGCCCCCTGCAGACGGGCCTGGCCCTTTTGGGCATTGGGGTTGGGGTGGCGGTGCTTTTGGCCGCCCTCTCCCTCACCAACGGCTTCACGGACGGCCTGGTGCGGGCCACCCTCAAGGCCTATCCCCATCTGGTTCTCTTCAGCTTCGGCGAGGAGCTTCCCCCTCTTCCCCCCCACCCCGAGGTGGAGCAAAGCGCCCCCTTCGCCGCCACCAAAGCCCTGTTGGTGCGCCCGGCGGAGGGCGGGCGGGGGGCGGGGGTGGACTTCGCCACCCTGGTGGGCCTGGGGGAGGGTGGAGAGGCCCTCTACCCCGAGCTCGGCCTCAAGCTGGAGCCTGGAGGCATCTACCTGGGCGCGGCGCTGGTCCAGACCCTGGGGGTCTACCCCGGGGACACCCTCTTGGCCATGTCCGCCACCCAGGAGAGGGTCAGGCTTAGGGTCCTGGGTTCCTTCCGCACGGGCAACTTCCTCCTGGACTCGGGCTACGCCTTCGTGGACCTGAAGACGGTGGAGGCCCTGGCCGGGCTTAAGGCCCAGGGGTACCAGGTGCGCCTCAAGGACCCCTGGCGGGCCAAAGAGGTGGGGGAGGCCCTGGCGGGAACGCGCTTTTTCCCCCAGGCCTGGCAGGACACCCAGCGGACGCTTTTGGAGCAGCTTTCCCTCCAGAAGCGGGTTCTGGGCATCCTGATCTTCCTGATCGTGGCCGTGGCTGCTTTGGGCGTGGCCAACCTCCTGGTGCTGAAGGTGGTGGAGAAGACGCCAGAGATCGCCCTCCTCCGGGCCATGGGGGCCTCGAGGTTCACCGTGGGCCTGGTCTTCGCCCTGGAAGGGGCGGTCCTGGGCCTTTTGGGGGTAGCCCTGGGCAACCTTATGGGCTACCTCCTCTGCCTTTACCTTTCCCTGCGGCCCGTGGGCCTTCCCGGGGAGCTCTACTTCCTCACCCACCTCCCCGTGGAGATGCGCCTTACGGACTTCCTGCAGGTGAGCGGGGCCAGCCTCCTCGCCACCTTCCTGGCCTCCCTCCTGCCCCTGGCCCGCGCCTTTAGGGTGCGTCCGGGGGTGGTCCTCAGGTAGTTGCGCCCCCGGGGTTTCTGCCCTAGACTCTTCTAGGGCGGGCCGGTGTAGCTCAGCGGTAGAGCAACCGCCTCGTAAGCGGTAGGCCGCCGGTTCAAATCCGGCCACCGGCTCCAATGGACCCCGCCCGGGGCCTTTCGCGGGCGGGGTTTGGCTTTTTCCCCCGTCTTGCCAAGAGGAGCAGGGTCCTGTACACTAGGCAAGTTGAGGGCCTTCAGGGCCAGCCCCTGGTCCTGAAGGCGGTGCCCTGTGCGGGCAAAATCGGGGAAGGCCTCCTTCCCCGGGCGGATCTTGAGAACACAGGGGCAAGTCCAAGAAGAAGGGAGTGGTGGCACTGCCGACGATCAACCAGCTGGTACGAAGGGGCCGCGAGAAGGTCCAGAAGAAGAGCAAGGTTCCGGCCTTGAAGGGCTCGCCCTTTCGCCGGGGGGTGTGCACCGTGGTCCGCACCGTGACCCCCAAGAAGCCCAACTCCGCTTTGCGGAAGGTGGCCAAGGTGCGCCTCACCTCCGGGTACGAGGTGACCGCCTACATCCCCGGCGAGGGGCACAACCTGCAGGAGCACTCCGTGGTCCTGGTCCGGGGCGGCCGTGTGAAGGACCTTCCGGGCGTGCGTTACCACATCGTCCGCGGCGTCTACGACGCCCAGGGCGTGAAGGACCGGAAGAAGAGCCGTTCCAAGTACGGCACCAAGAAGCCCAAGGAGACCAAGGGCGCGGCTCCTGCCAAGAAGAAGTAGGTGAGGTATGCGCAGAAGAAGAGCAGAAGTACGCCAGCTCCAGCCCGACCTGGTCTACGGGGATGTGGTGGTCTCGGCCTTCATCAACAAGATCATGCGGGACGGCAAGAAGAACCTGGCCGCCCGCATCTTCTACGAGGCCTGCCGCATCTTCCAGGAGAAGACCGGTCAGGAGCCCCTCAAGGTCTTCAAGCAGGCGGTGGAGAACGTGAAGCCTCGGATGGAGGTCCGCTCCCGCCGCGTGGGTGGGGCCAACTACCAGGTGCCCATAGAGGTCTCCCCCCGCAGGCAGCAGTCCCTGGCCCTCCGCTGGCTGGTCCAGGCGGCCAACGCCCGCTCCGAGCGCGGGGCGGCGGTGCGCATCGCCCACGAGCTCATGGACGCCGCCGAGGGCAAGGGCGGGGCGGTGAAGAAGAAGGAGGACGTGGAGCGCATGGCCGAGGCCAACCGCGCCTACGCCCACTACCGGTGGTAAACCATGGCGGTTAAGGTAGAGTACGACCTAAAGAGGCTTCGCAACATCGGCATCGCCGCGCACATTGACGCCGGTAAGACCACCACCACCGAGCGCATCCTCTACTACACCGGCAAGATCCACAAGATCGGCGAGGTGCACGAGGGCGCGGCCACCATGGACTTCATGGAGCAGGAGCGGGAGCGGGGCATCACCATCACCGCCGCCGTGACCACCTGCTTCTGGAGGGACCACCGCATTAACATCATCGACACCCCCGGCCACGTGGACTTCACCATTGAGGTGGAGCGCTCCATGCGGGTTCTGGACGGGGCCATCGTGGTCTTTGACTCCAGCCAGGGGGTGGAGCCCCAGTCCGAGACCGTCTGGCGCCAGGCGGAGAAGTACAAGGTGCCCCGGATCGCCTTCGCCAACAAGATGGACAAGACCGGGGCCGACCTTGGGCTCGTCATCCGCACCATGCAGGAGCGCCTGGGGGCGAGGCCCGTGGTCATGCAGCTCCCCATCGGCCGCGAGGACACCTTCTCGGGGATCATAGACGTCCTCAGGATGAAGGCCTACACCTACGGCAACGACCTGGGTACCGACATCCGCGAGATCCCCATCCCCGAGGAGTACCTAGAGCAGGCCCGGGAGTACCACGAGAAGCTCATTGAGGCCGCCGCCGACTTTGACGAGAACGTGATGCTCAAGTACCTGGAGGGGGAAGCCCCCACCGAGGAGGAGCTGGTGGCGGCCATCCGCAAGGGCACCATAGACATCAAGATCACCCCCGTGTTTTTGGGCTCCGCCCTGAAGAACAAGGTCGTCCAGCTCCTCCTGGACGCCGTGGTGGACTACCTGCCCTCCCCCCTGGACATTCCCCCCATCAAGGGCACCACCCCCGATGGGGAGGAGGTGGAGATCCACCCCGACCCCAACGGCCCCTTGGCGGCCCTGGCCTTCAAGATCATGGCCGACCCCTACGTGGGCCGCCTCACCTTCATCCGGGTCTACTCCGGCACCATCACCTCTGGCTCCTACGTCTACAACACCACCAAGGGTCGCAAGGAGCGGGTGGCCCGCCTCCTCCGCATGCACGCCAACCACCGCGAGGAGGTGGAGGAGCTGAAGGCGGGGGACCTGGGGGCCGTGGTGGGCCTCAAGGAGACCATCACCGGGGACACCCTGGTGGGCGAGGATGCGCCCCGGGTGATCCTCGAGTCCATTGAGATCCCCGAGCCCGTCATTGACGTGGCCATTGAGCCCAAGACCAAGGCGGACCAGGACAAGCTCTCCCAGGCCCTGGCCCGCCTGGCCGAGGAGGACCCCACCTTCCGCGTCTCCACCCACCCCGAGACCGGCCAGACCATCATCTCCGGGATGGGCGAGCTCCACCTGGAGATCATCGTGGACCGGCTCAGGCGGGAGTTCAAGGTGGACGCCAACGTGGGCAAGCCCCAGGTGGCCTACCGGGAGACCATCACCAAGCCCGTGGACGTGGAGGGCAAGTTCATCCGCCAGACCGGTGGCCGCGGCCAGTACGGCCACGTGAAGATCAAGGCCGAGCCTCTGCCCCGGGGCTCCGGCTTTGAGTTCGTCAACGCCATCGTGGGCGGGGTGATCCCCAAGGAGTACATCCCCGCGGTGCAGAAGGGGATTGAGGAGGCCATGCAGTCCGGCCCCCTGATCGGCTTCCCCGTGGTGGACGTGAAGGTCACCCTCTACGACGGGTCCTACCACGAGGTGGACTCCTCGGAGATGGCCTTCAAGATCGCCGGCTCCATGGCCATCAAGGAGGCGGTGCAGAAGGGGGACCCGGTGATCCTCGAGCCCATCATGCGGGTAGAGGTCACCACCCCCGAGGAGTACATGGGCGACGTCATCGGCGACCTGAACTCCCGCCGGGGCCAGATCCTGGGCATGGAGCCCAGGGGCAACGCCCAGGTGATCCGGGCCTACGTCCCCCTGGCGGAGATGTTCGGCTACGCCACCGACCTGCGCTCCAAGACCCAGGGCCGGGGCTCCTTCGTCATGTTCTTTGACCACTACCAGGAGGTCCCCAGGCAGATCCAGGAGAAGCTCATCAAGGGGCAGTAGGAAGGCTTTGGGGGTGGGTCTCCTGGGCCCACCCCACGCTTTGCGGAAAGGAGAGCGAAGATGGCGAAGGGCGAGTTTATCCGGACGAAGCCCCACGTGAACGTGGGGACGATTGGGCACGTGGACCACGGGAAGACGACGTTGACGGCGGCCTTGACCTATGTGGCGGCGGCGGAGAACCCGAATGTGGAGGTGAAGGACTACGGGGACATTGACAAGGCGCCGGAGGAGCGGGCGCGGGGGATCACGATTAACACGGCGCACGTGGAGTACGAGACGGCGA encodes:
- the moaA gene encoding GTP 3',8-cyclase MoaA, whose translation is MRLLDTYGRVIKDVRISVTPRCNLHCLYCHPLGLEVAEPPGTLTVEEVDHFLEAASLLGLSAVRFTGGEPLVRKELPQMIAKAREKEGIEDVAITTNGLLFAKRARELVEAGLNRVNISLDALTPEVFTRITRGGRVERVLEAVETALELGLHPVKLNAVVIRGMNEEEVVPLAGLSLERPLHMRFIEYMHLDNSDPEEYRRRFVPGKETRARIEAVYGPLEPVPHDPSSPARVFRIPGSQGTVGFINPVTEPFCSNCSRLRLTSDRKLRPCLLTDLEMDISWAFAAEEPVEALVDAILIATKRKPAFGNTLPTLRKRVMLGIGG
- a CDS encoding 3D domain-containing protein, producing MRGSLLSLYLVLAIAGALAQTGPKKVMVLQATAYTSSVRETDSTPFVTATGMRTRLGVLAVSPDLLRVLPYGTKVRLKDLGTVQGRGRGQFSYLFEGRVFVVADVMNPRMRQKLDVWLPDRATALRFGRRLVQLEVVEYPRR
- a CDS encoding ABC transporter permease, encoding MRFALFLALAHLKRRPLQTGLALLGIGVGVAVLLAALSLTNGFTDGLVRATLKAYPHLVLFSFGEELPPLPPHPEVEQSAPFAATKALLVRPAEGGRGAGVDFATLVGLGEGGEALYPELGLKLEPGGIYLGAALVQTLGVYPGDTLLAMSATQERVRLRVLGSFRTGNFLLDSGYAFVDLKTVEALAGLKAQGYQVRLKDPWRAKEVGEALAGTRFFPQAWQDTQRTLLEQLSLQKRVLGILIFLIVAVAALGVANLLVLKVVEKTPEIALLRAMGASRFTVGLVFALEGAVLGLLGVALGNLMGYLLCLYLSLRPVGLPGELYFLTHLPVEMRLTDFLQVSGASLLATFLASLLPLARAFRVRPGVVLR
- the rpsL gene encoding 30S ribosomal protein S12, whose translation is MVALPTINQLVRRGREKVQKKSKVPALKGSPFRRGVCTVVRTVTPKKPNSALRKVAKVRLTSGYEVTAYIPGEGHNLQEHSVVLVRGGRVKDLPGVRYHIVRGVYDAQGVKDRKKSRSKYGTKKPKETKGAAPAKKK
- the rpsG gene encoding 30S ribosomal protein S7, translating into MRRRRAEVRQLQPDLVYGDVVVSAFINKIMRDGKKNLAARIFYEACRIFQEKTGQEPLKVFKQAVENVKPRMEVRSRRVGGANYQVPIEVSPRRQQSLALRWLVQAANARSERGAAVRIAHELMDAAEGKGGAVKKKEDVERMAEANRAYAHYRW
- the fusA gene encoding elongation factor G gives rise to the protein MAVKVEYDLKRLRNIGIAAHIDAGKTTTTERILYYTGKIHKIGEVHEGAATMDFMEQERERGITITAAVTTCFWRDHRINIIDTPGHVDFTIEVERSMRVLDGAIVVFDSSQGVEPQSETVWRQAEKYKVPRIAFANKMDKTGADLGLVIRTMQERLGARPVVMQLPIGREDTFSGIIDVLRMKAYTYGNDLGTDIREIPIPEEYLEQAREYHEKLIEAAADFDENVMLKYLEGEAPTEEELVAAIRKGTIDIKITPVFLGSALKNKVVQLLLDAVVDYLPSPLDIPPIKGTTPDGEEVEIHPDPNGPLAALAFKIMADPYVGRLTFIRVYSGTITSGSYVYNTTKGRKERVARLLRMHANHREEVEELKAGDLGAVVGLKETITGDTLVGEDAPRVILESIEIPEPVIDVAIEPKTKADQDKLSQALARLAEEDPTFRVSTHPETGQTIISGMGELHLEIIVDRLRREFKVDANVGKPQVAYRETITKPVDVEGKFIRQTGGRGQYGHVKIKAEPLPRGSGFEFVNAIVGGVIPKEYIPAVQKGIEEAMQSGPLIGFPVVDVKVTLYDGSYHEVDSSEMAFKIAGSMAIKEAVQKGDPVILEPIMRVEVTTPEEYMGDVIGDLNSRRGQILGMEPRGNAQVIRAYVPLAEMFGYATDLRSKTQGRGSFVMFFDHYQEVPRQIQEKLIKGQ
- a CDS encoding GTP-binding protein, coding for MAKGEFIRTKPHVNVGTIGHVDHGKTTLTAALTYVAAAENPNVEVKDYGDIDKAPEERARGITINTAHVEYETAKRHYSHVDCPGHADYIKNMITGAAQMDG